CGATTACCATCCATCCTGCACTGTAAAGTACAATCTCTAAGTTGCGCTGGGCAATACCTTCATCGATTCCCCAGCGAAATAATTGCGGGGTGACAGCATTCGCAACTGTCAAAAGTAAGAGACTTAACAAAGCTCCTAAGGAAATCCATCGATAATTGCTCAAGCTTCCTAGCACTCGCTGAATTGCTTGCATCGATGAAGAATTTTCGGGGATTTGTAATTGTTTAACCAATGAAATGCACCCTTGCGTCTTTCACAAATTATCTCGCACCTGAGAACTTGTGTAACTCAAGTAATTTTGAAAGTGAAGTTTGGAGTTCGGAAGGCGAAGTTTCAAGTTTTTTACTCGAAGCTTGGTGTTTGGAAGGGGAAGTTCCGAGCTTTTAACTCGAAGTTTGGAGTTCGGAAGGCGAAGTTCCAAGTTTTTTACTCGAAGCTTGGTGTTCGGAAGGCGAAGTTCCAAGTTTTTTACTCGAAGCTTGGTGTTCGGAAGTCGAAACTCCGAGCTTTTAACTCGAAATTTGGAGTTCGGAAGTCGAAACTCCGAGTTCAGAACAGAAACTTTCCTGCTTTTGACTCGAAACTTCGAGTTCTGAGGTTGAATAGTCGCCTTCCCCGCATCAATTCTGCTATTTTTTCTGACAATTTTTTTGCGAAATAGCACAATAACGGCATGATTTATTCATTAGGCAAACCAATAAACCTGGAAATTGACAGTGAAAACAGTATCCGGTGCTATTCAGAAAGCAGCCAACTTTTTTGCACCTTGGTCGTTAGTGGTGGCAATGACTACAGGGATACTCATCAGTATTCCAGTCGCCAGTATAGCGCAACAGCAACCCAATACATCAACAGCAGAGCAAGTTGCTGGATTAAAGGAAGCTGAACAACTCAATCAACAGGTAGAAAAGTTATACCTTGAAGGTAAATATAGTACTGCCATCCCCTTAGCAGAACGCGCACTGGCTATTCGAGAGCAGCTACTAGGTAAAGAAGATCAATTGGTTGCCGAAAGTTTAAATAATTTGGCTAAACTTCATCGCAAACAGGCCAACTATCAACAAGCTTTACCTTTATTTCAACGTGCACTGGCTATTAGGGAAAAACTACTGGGTAAAGAACATCCCCTAGTTGCCCAGACGCTAAATAATTTAGCACTGTGGTATCAAGCACAGGAAGACAATCAACAAGCTTTACCTTTATTTCAACGGGCACTGGCTATTCGAGAAAAAGCATTAGGTAACTCACATCCTGATGTTGCTGAAACCTTAAACGATCTAGCAGGATTGTACTTTGATCGAGCAAATTATCAACAAGCTTTACCTTTATTTCAACGGGCATTGGCTATTCGAGAAAAAGCACTAGGTAACTCACATCCTGATGTTGCTGAAACCTTAAACGATCTAGCAGGATTATACCGAGAACAGGGAAACTATCAACAGGCTCTACCCCTGTTGCAACGCGCTTTGGCTATTTATGAGAAAACACTGGGTAAAGAACATCCCGATGTCGCTCTTAGCTTAGGTAATTTGGCACGAGTGTACAAAGCACAGGGAAACTATCAGCAGGCTCTGCCTTTGTTGCAACGTTCTCTAGCAATTAGAGAGAAAATGCTGGGCAACGAACATCCATTGGTGGCCATTAGTATAAGTAATTTAGCACAATTGTATCAACAACAGGGAAACTATCAACAGGCTCTACCCCTGTTTCAACGCGCCTTGGCTATCAATGAGAAAGTTTGGGGTAACTCACATCGAGAGGTGGCGACTAACCTGAATAATCTGGCAGTGTTGTACGTGATACAGGGAAAATATCAACAAGCTGAACCTCTGTATCTACGTGCTTTGGCTATCAGTGAAAAGGTACTAGGTAAGGAAAATCCCAGTGTTGCCTCTAGCCTAATTAATTTGGCTGAATTGTATCGAGTTCAGGGAAAACATCAACAAGCAGAACCTTTACTTCAACGCGCTTTGGCTATCAATGAGAAAGTACTAGGTAACTCACATCTAGATGTTGCTTTAGCGCTGAATAATTTAGCACAAGTTTACCAAGAACAAGGAAAGTATCAACAGGCGGAACCTTTATATCTACGCGCTGTTGCCATTATGGAGAAAGTACTGGGTAACAAACATTCCGATGTCGCCACTAGCCTGAATAATTTAGGACTACTCTACCAAGAACAGGGAAAATATCAACAAGCCGAACCTTTGTTGCAACGTTCTCTAGCAATTCGAGAGAAAGTACTGGGTAACTCACATCCTGATGTCGCCAATAGCCTAAATAACTTGGCATATCTGTACCAGCAACAAGGAAAATATCAACAAGCCGAACTTCTGTTTCAGCGCTCTTTAGCTATCTATGAGAAGGTATTTGGTAACTCACATCCTAATGTTGCCTACGCACTAAATAATTTGGCACAACTGTATCAGCAAGAGGGAAAATATCAACAAGCTGAACCTCTGCTCCAGCGCTCTTTGGCGATCGCAGAGAAAGTACTGGGTAAGGAACATCGAAATGTCGCCGCTAGCCTGAATAATTTGGCTGCACTCTACCAGCAAGAAGGAAAATATCAACAGGCTGAGTCTTTGTGGCAACGCGCTTTGGCTATCAATGAAAAGGTACTGGGTAATGAACATCCCGATGTTGCCCTTAGTCTGAATAATTTGGCATATATTTACCAGGCACAGGGAAAATATCAACAGGCGGAATCTCTGTATCTACGCGCACTAGCTATCTATGAGAAAGTACAGGGTAAAGAACATACTGATGTTGCCCGTAGCGTCAATAATTTGGCTGGACTATACCAGCAAGAGGGAAAATATCAACAAGCCGAACTTCTGTTTCAGCGCTCTTTAGCAATTTATGAAAAATTACTGGGAAGCGTTCATCCCGATGTTGCCCGTAGCATAAATAATTTGGCATTACTTTATCAATTACAGGGAAAATATCAACAGGCAGAACCTTTATATCTACGAGCTTTAGCTATCAATGAGAAGACACTCGGTAAGGAACATCGAGAAGTTGCCATGAACCTGAATAATTTGGCACAACTGTATCAAGCACAAGGAAAATATCAACAGGCGGAACCTCTGTTGCAACGTGCTTTGGCTATCAATGAAAAGTTACTGGGTAGCGTTCATCCCGATGTCGCTCTTAGCCTAGGTAATTTGGCATACCTGTATCAGGAACAGGGAAACTATCAACAGGCGGAAACTTTGTTGCAACGATCGCTAGCAATCAATGAGAAAGTACTGGGGAATTTTCATCCTGATGTCGCCATGAGCCTAAATAATTTAGCTGCACTATACCAAGCTCAGGATAACTATCAAAAGGCTCTACCTCTGTTGCAACGCGCTTTGGCTATCTTTGAAAAGGTACTCGGGAAGGAGCATCCCAATGTCGCCACTAACCTGAATAATTTGGCACAACTGTACAAGACACAGGGAAAATATCAACAAGCCGAACCTCTGTTTCAACGCGCTTTGGCTATCAATGAGAAAACATTAGGTAAGGAACATCCCAATGTCGCCCTCAGCCTGAATAATTTGGCTGGACTCTACCAAGAACAGGGAAAATATCAGCAAGCTGAACCTTTGTTGCAACGCGCACTAGCTATCAATAAGAAAGTACTGGGGAATATGCATCCTTATGTCGCCATGAACCTAGGTAACTTGGCTACACTATACCAAGCTCAGGGCGATCTTACTCGTGCTATTGAATTTTCAAGGCGCAAGCTGGAAATTGAAGAACACAATTTGAATCTGATTTTTGCTGTTGGCTCAGAACAAAGAAAACAAAACTACGTCAGAACTTTTAAAGGCTCAACAGATATTACTGTTTCCCTATCGCTGCAAGAAGCTCGCAATAATTCAGCAGCCGCTTCCTTAGCATTAACTACTGTCCTGCGTCGCAAAGGATTGGTGTTAGATGCAATGGCTGATAGTATCCAAATACTACGTAGTAAACTTGACAGCAATCCCCAAACGCAAAATTTATTTGCTCAATGGTTACAAGTACAACAACAACTCTCAGCATTGGTATTTTCTCCACCAGCAAAACAAACTGCTAACTCCAAAACACAATTAGAGCAACTCGAAGCGGAGAAAGATAAATTGGAAGCGGAGATTAGTACTAAAAGTGCGGAATTCCGCATCCAAACCCAACCAGTAGAATTATCAGCAATTCAAGCCAAAATACCTACTGATGCAGCTTTAGTAGAAATTGCCCAGTATCAACCATTTAATGCCAAAGCCCAGACAGACGAGCAAAAATGGGGTGAACCGCATTATGCGGCAGCTGTGTTACGCTCTGTTGGTGAACCCAAGTGGGTTGATTTGGGAGCCGCCGCCGCTATTGATAAATTAGCTGTGAAATTCCGCGCATCTTTATTACCAGGAACACCATTTAAAAAGCTTGCTCACAGTTTAGAGCAACAAATTATTGAACCAATTCGCCCTTTGTTAGGAAATGCACAGCATATCTTGATTTCTCCCGATGGACAGTTAACACTAATTCCCTTTGAAGCCCTGATTGATGGGCAAAATCAATTCCTGATTCAGCATTATGCTTTTTCTTATCTCACCAGTGGCAGAGATTTGTTGCACTTTCAGCCAAGTGTCAATCAAGCTTCGACTCCGGTAGTGTTTGCAGATATCGACTATAACAACTCTGTACAAGCTGTCGCCGCAGTTAAAGCAACCACTGTCAGGGGCGAGCAGAATTTGCGTTCCGCCGACTTAGCAAATTTAGAATTTAGCCCGTTAACCGCGACTCTAGATGAAGCCACAGCAATTAAAGCTGTCATTCCTGATGCGAAAGTGCTGCTAGGTAAAGATGCAACCGAAACAGCCGTCAAACAACTTCACAGTCCGAGTATTTTGCATTTGGCTACTCACGGTTTTTTCATCAGTGATGTTGAACAAAATTTGAATCCTTCGCTAGCTCAGGATTTGCAACAACTTCCACAAAAGGTTTTACAGGTAGAAAACCCCTTACTGCGTTCGGGAGTAGCCTTAGCTGGTGCTAACAAACGCAACCAAGTCCCAGCAAATAGCGATGATGGTGTTTTGACAGCGCTGGAAGTAGCCGGATTAGATTTGCACTCAACTGATTTAGTCGTGCTGTCGGCTTGTGAAACTGGCACGGGAGATGTGAAAGTCGGTGAAGGTGTTTATGGTTTGCGCCGTGCTTTGGTAATTGCTGGTTCTCAAACTCAGATTTTAAGTTTGTGGCAGGTGGATGATGCGGCGACTAAGGAATTAATGGTGAAGTATTACCAGAACTTGAAAGCGGGTCAAGGCAGACATGAAGCATTACGTTCTGCACAGCTTGAATTGCTGAAGAACCCCAATTATCAGCGTCCAATGTTCTGGGCGGCGTTTGTTGCTTCTGGTAACTGGACACCGTTGAATAATAAGTAGTTAATTACAGTCTCAATCTCGGTTTTAGAAGCTGACGCTTTGAGTTATGAGGCTGGATAATTGCGTAGGCGTAGCCAGTCAGAGACATCGCAGATTCTTTCTTGCTGACTTTTTTTACAGATACTTGGCGAATATTACTGAGTAAAGCCATGATTGTGCAATAACTCAATCTACTAATCTGTAATTTTAAAGTGAAAAAAGTATACAGTAATCTTCAAGCAGCAAGTAGCTTATTCGCACCTTGGTTAGCGATCGCTGCAATTACTACAGTCTCATTATTAAGTATCCCAGTCAAAAGTACAGCACAACAGCAATCTAACTCATATTCAGCAGAGCAACGCGCAGCCTTACAAGAAGCCGAACAACTGAATCAACAGGCAAACAAACTATATCAAGAAGGTAAATACAGTTCAGCCATTCCCTTAGCAGAACGCACGCTGGCTATTCGAGAGCAAGTGCTGGGGAGCCAACACCTAGATGTAGCCGAAAGTTTAAACAATTTAGCTATCTTATATCGAGAGCAGGGAAATTATCAACAAGCAGAACCTTTGTTTCAACGCTCTCTAGCGATCGCAGAAAAAGTTCTGGGTAATTCACATCCCATTGTCGCCACTAGCTTGAATAATTTGGCTTTAGTTTACCAATATTTAGGAAACTATCAACAAGCAGAACCTCTGTTTCAACGCTCTTTAGCTATCAGAACGAAGGTATTAGGTAATGAACATCCTGATGTCGCCACCAGCTTAAATAATTTAGCGAATCTCTACCAAAAGCAAGGAAAATATCAATCAGCAGAACCCTTGTATCAACAAGCTGTGAGTATTTATGAGAAACTACAGGGTAAAGAGCATCCAAATGTTGCCACTAGTTTAAATAATTTAGCAGAAGTATATCGATTACAGGGAAAATATCAGCAGGCTGAACCTCTATATCAACACGCTTTGAGTATTTATAATAAAGTCCTGGGTAACTCACATCAACTAGTTGCTAATACCCTAAATAATTTGGGATTGCTATATACTGCACAAGCCAAATATCAACAAGCAGAAGTTCTTTATCAACATTCTCTAGATATCTATAAAAAGCTATTTGGTGAAGAACATCCAGAGTTTGCCAGTACCCTGAATAATTTGGCTTTTTTATACAAAGAAATAGGCAACTATCAACAATCAGAAGTGCTATATCAACGCTCTCTAGCTATTAGAGAAAAGATACTCGGTAATGCTCATCCCGATGTTGCCCAAAGTCTCAATAATTTGGCACTACTTTACCAAGCGCAAGGAAAATATCAACAAGCTGAACCTTTTTATCAACGCTCTTTAGCTATTATCGAGAAAGTGCTAGGTAAAGAACATCCCCATGTTGCTCTTGCTCTGAATAATTTGGCACTACTTTATCAATTACAGGGTAAATATCAACAAGCCGAACCTCTATTTCAACGCTCTCTAGCTATTAGAGAGAAAGTGCTAGGCGATTCCCATTCTGATGTTGCTCAAAGTCTAAATAATTTAGCACTACTTTACCAGGAGCAGGGAAACTATGACCAGGCAGAGATTTTATTTCAGCGCTCTTTAGCTATTGACGAGAAGATAGTAGGTAAAGAACATCCTGATGTTGCTTTAAGTTTGAATAACTTGGCTAATTTGTACCGGGAAGAAGGAAAATTTCCACAAGCAGAAACTCTGTTTCAAGATGCTTTAACAATTTATGAAAAGACGCTGGGTAACGAACATCCAAATGTCGCTCTTACTCTCAATAATTTGGCACTAGTTTATCAGTATCAAGGAAATTATCAAAAGGCAGAACCTTTGCTGCAAAGGACTTTAGCTATCCAAGAAAAGATACTCGGTAACTCACATCCTGATGTTGCTTTGAGCCTGAATAATTTAGCAGCACTATACCAGTATCAAGGCAACTATGAAAAAGCAGAACCTCTGTTTCTGCGCTCTTTAGCTATTTATAAAAAGATACTGGGTAACGAACATCCATCTGTGGCGACAAATTTAACTAATTTAGCATTACTTTACCAAAATCGAGGCGATATTGCTCGTGCTATCGATTTTTTACACCAGGCGTTGGAGATTGAAGAACACAATCTCAAATTAATTTTTGCTGTTGGCTCAGAACAAAGAAAGCAGAATTATGTGAGAACATTTACAGGGACAACCGATCTGAGTATTTCCTTAGCTCTCAATGGAGCGAGAAATAATTCAACCGCCGCATCGTTGGCATTAACTACTGTCTTACGCCGCAAAGGACTTGTATTAGATGCTGTAGCTGATAGCATCCAAATACTACGCGCTCAACTTGACAGCAACCCCAAAACCCAAAAGTTATTTACTCAGTGGTTGCAAGTACAACAGCAACTATCTTCTTTAGTATTTTCTGAAGCCGAAAAACAAACTGCCAACTCTAAATCTCAGTTAGAAGAACTAGATGATGAAAAACAACAATTGGAAGCAGCGATAAGTACTAAAAGTGCAGAATTTCGCACGCAAACTCAATCAGTAGAACTAGCCACAATTCAAGCGAAAATACCCCAAGATGCAGCTTTAGTCGAAATTGTCCAATATCAACCATACAATCCCAAAAGTAAAGTAATCGGGCAACGATGGGACAAACCGCGTTATGCTGTGGCAGTGTTGCACTCTGCTGGCGAACCAAAGTGGATTGATTTAGGAGATGCCGCAGAAATTAACCAATTGGCAATTAATTTTCAAGCAGCATTAGCCACAGGAAAACCATTTAAGAAATTGGCTCGCAGTTTAGATAAACAATTAATAGAACCAATCCTGCCTTTATTGGAAAATGCGCGTCATTTGTTAATTTCTCCCGATGGACAGTTAACATTAATTCCCTTTGAAGCACTCACCAACGAGCAAGGACAATTCCTAATTCAAAATTATGCTTTTTCTTACCTTACCAGTGGGCGAGATTTGTTACGCTTTGCCCCCAGCGGGAATAAATCTTCTGCTCCTTTGGTGTTAGCAGATATAGACTATAACAACCAACTACAAGCTGTCGCTGTCGCTAAAGCACCTGATGTGCGTGGTTCCCAAAATTTACGTTCTGGGGACTTGGCGAATCTGGTATTCGATCCCTTAGATGCGACTAAAGCTGAAGCCACAGCCATCAAAGCTGTCTTACCCAATGCGCAAGTGTTGCTAGGTAAAGATGCGACGGAAACGACAATTAAAAAACTTCACAGTCCGAGTATTTTACATTTAGCTACCCACGGTTTTTTTATTAGCGATGTCGAACAAAATCTGAATGCATCGCGGGGGACAGAAATTGCAACGCGATCGCCTAAAATTTTACAAATAGAAAACCCCTTATTACGTTCTGGTTTGGCGTTGGCTGGTGCTAATAAACGTAACCAAGTCCCAGCAAATAGCGATGATGGCGTACTTACAGCCTTGGAAGTGGCTGGTTTGGATTTGCGCTCAACTAATTTAGTCGTGCTTTCTGCCTGCGAAACTGGTAGAGGTGATGTACAAGTTGGCGATGGGGTTTATGGTTTGCGCCGTGCTTTAGTAATGGCTGGCGCTCAAACTCAGATTTTAAGTTTATGGCAAGTGGATGATGCGGCAACCAAAGAATTAATGGTGAAGTATTATCAAAGCTTAAAAGCTGGTAAAGGTAGGCATGAAGCTTTACGTTCTGCACAGATAGAGTTACTTAATAGCCAAAATTATCAGCATCCGAGATTCTGGGCTGCGTTTGTTCCTTCCGGTAACTGGACACCGTTGAACGAGAAGTAGCGAAAAGTAGTCTTGCAATTCGCTGAAAGTAAAGAACTTTGAAAGATCTGGGAACACTAAATCCAGACCAAGTCAGGATTTCAGCATGGTTAGCACTACTAAAATGAGTATTTCTGGGTATCAAATAACTGAAGAACTCTACAATGGCTCTAGAACCCTGGTTTATCGAGGTTATCGAGAAAGCGATCGCCAAGCTGTAGTTCTTAAACTGCTGAAAAATCCCTATCCTAGTTTCAGCGAACTGGTGCAGTTTCGCAATCAATACACTCTTGTCAAAAATCTTCATCAACCGGGAATCATCGAAACCTATAACCTAGAACCTTTCCAAAATGGTTATATATTAGTCATGGAAGACTTTGGGGGAATTTCCCTCAAGAATTATTTCACCAACAGCGATCGCATTCCATCTCTAGATGAGTTTTTACAAATTGCGATATCTCTATGCGATACCTTAAACCTTCTCTATCGTCATGGTGTAATTCATAAAGATATTAAACCAGCCAATATATTAATTAATCCTGAAACCAAACAAGTTAAATTAATTGACTTTAGTATTGCATCTTTACTTCCACGAGAAACTCAAGAAATCCGCAATGCTAACACCCTAGAAGGCACTCTAGCTTATATTTCACCAGAGCAAACTGGACGGATGAACCGGGGGATTGATTACCGCAGCGACTTCTACTCATTAGGCGTCACCTTTTACGAACTCCTGACCGGAAAATTACCTTTCGCTGGTGATGATTCAATGGAGTTAGTGCATTGTCACTTAGCCAAAACTCCTATTCCCATCCATCAAATCAATCCCAATATTCCGTTAGTTTTATCGCAAATCATCGGTAAGTTGATGGCGAAAAATGCCGAAAACCGCTATCAAAGTGCTTTGGGCTTAAAATACGATCTAGAAATTTGCCTGAGTCAATTACAAACCACTGGTAGGATTGAATCTTATCCACTTGGCGAGCGAGATATTAGCGATCGCTTCCTGATTTCTGAAAAACTCTACGGACGAGAAAAAGAAGTTAAAATTCTCCTACAAGCATTTGAAAGCGTTAGCCTTGGTGCAACCGAAATCATGCTCGTTGCGGGTTTTTCTGGAATTGGTAAAACTGCCGTAGTTAATGAAGTCCACAAACCAATTGTACGGCAACGCGGTTATTTTATTAAAGGTAAATACGATCAATTTCAACGCAACATACCCTTGTCTGCTTTTGTCCAAGCTTTTCGCAATTTGATCGAGCAATTACTCTGTGAATCTGACGTACAACTGCAAGCTTGGAGAAGCAAGATATTAGCGGCTGTTGGGGAAAATGGACAGATACTTATTGAAGTTATTCCTGAATTAGTCAAGATCATTGGCGAGCAACCACCAGCCTCAGAACTATCAGGAACAGCAGCCCAAAATAGATTTAATTTATTATTTCAGAAATTCACCCAAGTTTTTATGTCTGCCGAACATCCTTTAGTGATGTTTTTGGATGATTTACAGTGGGCAGATTTCGCATCTCTGAACTTACTACAACTGTTGATGCAAGACACAAAGCATTTATTGATATTGGGTGCGTATCGAGATAATGAAGTGTCGCCAGTTCACCCTTTCATCATCACTGTAGATGATATCGTTAAAACTGGAGCAGTAGTTAATACAATCACACTGCAACCATTAAATCTAGTGGATATGAATCAGTTGGTTGCTGATACACTAAATTGCGAATTATCTCTAGCTAAACCCTTAACAGAATTAGTCTACAATAAAACTAAAGGTAATCCATTTTTTGCTACACAATTTCTTAAAGCATTGTATGAAGATGGACAGATTACTTTTAATTGGGAAGCACGATATTGGGAATGTAATATCGCTGAAGTTAGAGCTTTAACCCTAACTGATAATGTAGTAGAGTTTATGGCACAGCAATTACAAAAATTGCCTGCTGAAACTCAAGATATACTCAAACTGGCAGCTTGTATCGGAGCGCAGTTCGATTTACAGACCTTGGCAATCATCTCTGAAAAATCTCTAGAAAATGCGGCGATCGCGTTATGGAAAGCGTTACAAGAAGGTTTAATTATTCCCAATACAGAAATCTATAAGTTCTTTATTCAGTCTGATAATGGTTCAGTTGCTGATGCAACAGGTAATCCAATTTATCGGTTTTTGCACGATCGCGTCCAACAAGCGGCTTACTCTTTAATTCCAGAAGAGCAAAAACAATCGACTCATCTCAAAATTGGTCGATTGCTGTGGCAAAATACTTCTGAAGATTTGCAACAAGAACGAATTTTTGAAATTGTCAGTCAGTTGAATAGCGGTCAATCTCTAATTACCCAGATCGATGAACGTCAAAAATTAGCTCAATTAAATTTACAAGCTGGTCGCAAAGCCAAAGAAGCAACCGCTTATCGTGCTGCACTAAATTTCTTTCATTATGGAATTAACTTACTCACAACTAATAGTTGGAAAATTGCTGCCGATCTGAGTCTTAGCTTATATGAAGAAGCTGCTGAAGTTACCTTCCTCAACAGCGATTTTGAGCAGATGGAATCTCTGATTCAAGTGGTTGAGCAAAATACATCCAACTTAATGGATAAAATTAAAGTTTATGAAATTAAGCTCCAGGCTTATCAGGTACAATATCAACCTCTGCAAGCGATCGCTATCGGACGAGAAATTCTTCAACAATTAGGAGTGATATTACCAGAATCACCCACTCCTGAGGACATTCATCAACAAGTAGAAAACACGCTCCTCAAATTAGCAGACAGGAAAATCGATGATTTAATTCATCTACCCATAATGAACGATCCTCACGCATTAGTAACGTTGCGGATCGTAGCCAGTCTTATGCCTTCCATCAAAACTGCTGCTCCGCAACTATTTCCCATCATTGCTTGCGAACAGGTGAATTTATTTCTCAAATACGGCAATGCACCTCTGTCTGCGCCAGGGTATGCAGATTTTGGCATTGTATTGAATAGCTTGAATCAACTAGAATTAGCCTATCAATTTAGCCAGCTTGCTTTGAGAATTTTGGAAAAATTTCAAGTAAAAGCTGTTTACTCTATGACAGCATTTAAAGTTGGTGGATTTAATCTTTATATCAAGCAGCACATTCGAGATGCAGTAGCCTTATTCAAGGCTAACTATCAGTTTGGATTGGAAGCTGGAGATTTAGTTCATGTACTTTTATCCCAAATTGCTCAAATATATTATCAATATTTCAGTGGTCTAGAAAACTTAGCTATTTTGCAACAAGAACTCAAGAAAATTGAATGTATTTTTCTTGGCAATCAAAATAGCTTAAATTGGTTTAAACTCGTAAACCAAACAATGATTAATTTGACCGAATATAGGGATAGTCCAGAAGTTTTAAGGGGAGAATATTTTCATGAAGAAGAACTCTTATTAGCTTTCCTCAAAGAAAATGATGAGACAGCATTGCATGTATTCTTCCTCAATAAGCTAATCCTCGCCTATTTATTCGATCGTATCCCAGCAGCAGCAGACAGTGCAGCTAGAGCAGAACAATATCTCAAGGGGAGTGGAGGATTATTATTTTTACCAGTCTTCTTATTTTACGATTCTTTATCTCATTTTGCTGTTTATTCAACTGCAACAGAACTGCAAAAAAGTCAATTGCTATTGAAAGTAAATAACAATCAAGAAGACCTCAAGTTACGAGCCAAATTTGCACCGATGAATTTTCAGCATAAATACGATCTAGTTGAAGCCGAACGCCATCGGGTTTTAGCGAATCAAATAGAAGCTATTGAATACTACGATCGCGCCATTTCTGGAGCCAAGGAAAACCAATTTTTCAGCGAAGAAGCATTAGCCAACGAACTAGCTGCCAAATTTTATCTCGGTTGGGGTAAAGAAAAAATCGCCCAAGCTTATATGACCGAAGCATATTACTGTTATACTCGCTGGGGTAGCACAGCCAAAGTTGTGGATTTAGAAAACCGCTATCCCCAACTACTCGCACCCATATTACAAAGACAATCACAGTCTTTCAAATCATCGGTAATCAAAACTTCTACATCTTCGCAAACAATCCAAACTTCTACCTTTAGTAAAGCTAACATTTCCGAATCCCTAGATTTGTCCAGCATTCTCAAAGTTTCTCAATCTCTGTCGAGTGAAATTGAGTTGGATAAAT
The genomic region above belongs to Calothrix sp. NIES-2098 and contains:
- a CDS encoding multi-sensor signal transduction multi-kinase codes for the protein MVSTTKMSISGYQITEELYNGSRTLVYRGYRESDRQAVVLKLLKNPYPSFSELVQFRNQYTLVKNLHQPGIIETYNLEPFQNGYILVMEDFGGISLKNYFTNSDRIPSLDEFLQIAISLCDTLNLLYRHGVIHKDIKPANILINPETKQVKLIDFSIASLLPRETQEIRNANTLEGTLAYISPEQTGRMNRGIDYRSDFYSLGVTFYELLTGKLPFAGDDSMELVHCHLAKTPIPIHQINPNIPLVLSQIIGKLMAKNAENRYQSALGLKYDLEICLSQLQTTGRIESYPLGERDISDRFLISEKLYGREKEVKILLQAFESVSLGATEIMLVAGFSGIGKTAVVNEVHKPIVRQRGYFIKGKYDQFQRNIPLSAFVQAFRNLIEQLLCESDVQLQAWRSKILAAVGENGQILIEVIPELVKIIGEQPPASELSGTAAQNRFNLLFQKFTQVFMSAEHPLVMFLDDLQWADFASLNLLQLLMQDTKHLLILGAYRDNEVSPVHPFIITVDDIVKTGAVVNTITLQPLNLVDMNQLVADTLNCELSLAKPLTELVYNKTKGNPFFATQFLKALYEDGQITFNWEARYWECNIAEVRALTLTDNVVEFMAQQLQKLPAETQDILKLAACIGAQFDLQTLAIISEKSLENAAIALWKALQEGLIIPNTEIYKFFIQSDNGSVADATGNPIYRFLHDRVQQAAYSLIPEEQKQSTHLKIGRLLWQNTSEDLQQERIFEIVSQLNSGQSLITQIDERQKLAQLNLQAGRKAKEATAYRAALNFFHYGINLLTTNSWKIAADLSLSLYEEAAEVTFLNSDFEQMESLIQVVEQNTSNLMDKIKVYEIKLQAYQVQYQPLQAIAIGREILQQLGVILPESPTPEDIHQQVENTLLKLADRKIDDLIHLPIMNDPHALVTLRIVASLMPSIKTAAPQLFPIIACEQVNLFLKYGNAPLSAPGYADFGIVLNSLNQLELAYQFSQLALRILEKFQVKAVYSMTAFKVGGFNLYIKQHIRDAVALFKANYQFGLEAGDLVHVLLSQIAQIYYQYFSGLENLAILQQELKKIECIFLGNQNSLNWFKLVNQTMINLTEYRDSPEVLRGEYFHEEELLLAFLKENDETALHVFFLNKLILAYLFDRIPAAADSAARAEQYLKGSGGLLFLPVFLFYDSLSHFAVYSTATELQKSQLLLKVNNNQEDLKLRAKFAPMNFQHKYDLVEAERHRVLANQIEAIEYYDRAISGAKENQFFSEEALANELAAKFYLGWGKEKIAQAYMTEAYYCYTRWGSTAKVVDLENRYPQLLAPILQRQSQSFKSSVIKTSTSSQTIQTSTFSKANISESLDLSSILKVSQSLSSEIELDKLLSTLLEVILKNAGADKCALLMPKGDRWFIEAVCQLEQSTTVLRSLPFEDNPTVPVTPINQVKNTLSLVAIDNAAVEPTLAADPYIRQHSPKSILCAPILNQGKLIGILYLENKLTVGAFTRDRLEILHLLISQAAISLENARLYAQLEDRVKERTQELNRKNDQLQTTLKELHRTQTQMVQSEKMSALGQLVAGIAHEINNPINFIHGNLNYIHQYTQDLLQLFNAYQGHYPQPPVSLQTEIENLEFNFLKDDLQSILKSMKVGSERIRQIVLSLRNFSRLDESEYKAVNLHEGIDNTLIILQHRLKAQAERPAIEIIKQYGKLPLVECYAREINQVFINLLVNAIDALEQSNRGRSFHEITNNPNRIWIRTLKTAENQVQITIADNGVGIPEQMRSRLFDPFFTTKPVGKGTGLGLSISHQVIAEKHGGSIHVNSTPGQGTEFIITLPITVG